The following are from one region of the Candidatus Obscuribacterales bacterium genome:
- a CDS encoding HAD hydrolase-like protein, whose product MARLVLFDIDGTILSTQGVGRRALARAVSEAFEIAIACDHMDLSGKTDPQICREMLTDSGYLDDINSEKLAKAFEIYLPILKTEIELCKEFALLKGIHELIDALNKTGDAYLALLTGNIEPGARIKLEPFNLNQSFAIGAYGSDSANRMELPAIASQRATKHFERAFEPKEIVVIGDSTRDVTCAKGFGAKALAVSTGKTSVAELQAEDPDFLFSSLEDTDSVVEAIFAK is encoded by the coding sequence GTGGCACGTCTAGTTTTATTTGATATCGACGGCACCATACTGAGCACGCAAGGCGTGGGCAGACGAGCGCTTGCACGCGCGGTTTCAGAAGCGTTTGAAATTGCTATCGCCTGCGATCATATGGACTTATCAGGTAAAACAGATCCACAAATATGCCGCGAGATGCTCACCGACTCCGGCTACCTCGACGACATAAATTCCGAGAAACTAGCAAAAGCATTTGAAATTTACCTGCCCATACTAAAAACAGAAATTGAGTTGTGCAAAGAATTCGCACTGCTCAAAGGGATTCACGAGTTGATAGACGCATTGAATAAAACAGGTGATGCCTATTTGGCATTGCTCACCGGCAACATTGAGCCAGGTGCGCGCATCAAGCTAGAGCCTTTCAATCTCAATCAAAGCTTTGCGATAGGTGCATATGGCTCCGACTCCGCCAATCGCATGGAATTGCCGGCAATTGCCAGTCAAAGAGCAACAAAACATTTTGAACGTGCATTTGAGCCTAAAGAAATTGTCGTCATCGGTGACAGCACTCGAGATGTCACTTGCGCTAAAGGCTTTGGCGCAAAAGCCCTGGCAGTTTCAACCGGCAAAACAAGCGTCGCTGAATTGCAGGCAGAAGATCCGGACTTTCTCTTTTCTTCTCTTGAAGACACTGATTCGGTTGTTGAAGCCATCTTCGCCAAATAA
- a CDS encoding tetratricopeptide repeat protein: MILPSLQLDLLNLIYLPLMVITIKDLITNWKSVWDDHLSGKDRFILQKVVIFLLMPIVVYCHEMGHALSIEYFGGKVAEFHFGLFWGFVVPSGTFTSDQTVITYLAGNAVQIAIGLLAGFAALFISSPPVVAMLVYLALWSVGGTVVIYALMSATGYYGDWIAIYTAPTPVLKTIIGAVHAALVVLVAYCIYGATPRLWFAMRTKPKWAQRIGLLVIQAEAEPTPINALAVAWCYAEASLFGQSDKWLKKAITVGAAASDAQMLSGYISMNRGQTQKAAKTYDEVGSDDNAPAQTRVKAYLGLADCYVRQNDFPKAIETYTKAIDIDHNLGDARLYKLLLLKQIGKKLESEKELLDLKEIPDAQCHWIDSALDEYYQKNFKDA, from the coding sequence ATGATATTGCCGTCACTTCAGCTAGATCTTCTAAATTTGATCTATTTGCCTTTGATGGTAATTACCATCAAAGATTTGATAACTAATTGGAAATCTGTTTGGGATGATCATTTAAGTGGAAAAGACAGATTCATTCTGCAGAAGGTGGTCATATTCCTTCTAATGCCTATTGTTGTCTATTGCCATGAAATGGGACACGCATTATCCATTGAATATTTTGGCGGCAAAGTTGCTGAATTCCACTTTGGCTTGTTCTGGGGTTTTGTCGTGCCATCAGGCACATTCACATCAGATCAAACAGTAATTACATACTTAGCCGGCAATGCCGTGCAAATTGCCATTGGACTTTTAGCTGGATTTGCAGCACTCTTTATCTCTTCTCCGCCTGTTGTAGCAATGCTTGTCTATTTGGCTCTCTGGTCAGTCGGAGGCACTGTTGTAATTTACGCACTTATGTCGGCCACAGGCTATTACGGTGACTGGATAGCTATTTACACTGCGCCCACGCCAGTTTTAAAAACAATCATCGGCGCCGTACACGCAGCACTAGTAGTGCTAGTTGCTTACTGTATTTATGGTGCGACACCACGACTGTGGTTTGCCATGCGCACAAAACCTAAATGGGCACAAAGAATAGGTCTGCTTGTCATTCAAGCAGAAGCAGAACCAACTCCAATAAACGCTCTGGCTGTCGCCTGGTGTTATGCAGAAGCGAGTCTCTTTGGTCAATCTGACAAATGGTTGAAAAAAGCCATTACGGTAGGAGCTGCAGCATCCGACGCACAAATGTTGTCCGGCTACATTTCAATGAATAGAGGACAGACTCAAAAAGCAGCGAAGACTTACGACGAAGTTGGTTCAGACGATAACGCGCCGGCGCAAACACGCGTCAAAGCTTACTTAGGACTTGCCGATTGCTACGTCAGACAAAACGATTTTCCAAAAGCTATTGAGACATATACAAAAGCTATCGACATTGATCACAATCTTGGCGATGCTCGCCTTTACAAGCTGCTTCTACTGAAACAGATAGGAAAGAAATTGGAATCAGAAAAGGAACTTTTGGACCTCAAAGAAATCCCGGATGCGCAATGTCACTGGATTGATTCAGCGCTTGACGAGTACTATCAAAAGAACTTCAAAGACGCTTGA
- a CDS encoding diguanylate cyclase has translation MNIKSPLRSLKRLNIRSRLLLLCLAVATPLLVISGFTILREYQALNNEAKQATTFQAAIASRTLAQWITGQEDALKALANLPAVRKLAPNDVYGILKTAVQAEKNWYGVALVSPDGKLIATDKPANKPCLSYLKTEPFFQKTLRSHKPVMSNYSYCPVTGKPSLQVAAPVIDQGKVKAVLIASVQPQAVLSLFSGLGQIKGSVIAVVDANHRVLARTLDNTHWVGKDFSKARTVKAAAKQFRGTLEAIGIADPVSRAYAFDHVPETMWLVVIGVPTQAIYGPAQEWLAMMLLLTGCGIGLSIVLAYAATGHFTGPIYALVREALAIGRGDLSKRVNVRSEDELGLLAQSFNQMAINLELNSEHNLMVERISESIRQSLDINEILNITVSELGKSLSANRCCLALIQSDKAANETSESIKTIEFAYSWNDDKSKGIPLTNRSLVVTKNSILKRILEQGSVIALDVLEPHTLTPLFEGGAFDPIPYDWQAIKSLIACPITMHNKVLGLILVQQLDQVRTWIEPELKMVEAVARHVALAMDQAHLYGMTKQLAEQELLVNHIVKAVRSSLDLDTILTTVSRELGEAIEADRCQIALPRAEGPLYVSHEFHIDQLEPMKGLNIYSQKLDFHPVETYASGLRSLLGIDLTSLNIAEQDEMVVHETPLAVITNVAVDERAKPFTDFLALVQTKSLIAAPLLEDNRLLGVLIVHQCLNPRLWSASELSLVAAVADQVAVAISHARLFAQVKYQSITDGLTGLYNHVYLKNRLTEELRKAQRKDVPCSLLMLDLDWLKQINDNFGHPVGDNAIRQVAWTLKNLLRSGDTAARYGGEEFSVILPETPLSEAHLIAERLCRQVNNCFIPGLGKISVSVGCATYPIHADSPESLIDKADKALYSAKRNGRNQVAIWKDGDGEVHSQPQSPVSVLDK, from the coding sequence GTGAACATCAAATCGCCACTGCGCTCATTGAAGCGCCTGAATATTCGCTCTCGGCTTTTACTTCTTTGTTTAGCCGTGGCCACTCCGCTTTTAGTCATAAGCGGCTTTACTATACTGCGCGAATATCAGGCTCTAAACAACGAAGCTAAACAGGCTACGACCTTCCAGGCGGCCATTGCTTCTCGGACTTTGGCGCAATGGATTACCGGTCAGGAAGACGCTTTGAAGGCTCTGGCTAATTTGCCGGCTGTCCGAAAGCTAGCTCCCAACGATGTTTACGGCATTTTGAAAACCGCTGTGCAAGCGGAAAAGAATTGGTATGGCGTTGCTCTCGTGAGTCCCGATGGCAAGCTTATAGCTACGGATAAGCCTGCGAATAAGCCGTGTTTGTCGTACTTAAAAACCGAGCCATTCTTCCAGAAGACTCTGCGCTCGCATAAGCCTGTAATGTCCAATTACTCGTATTGCCCGGTTACAGGAAAGCCCTCATTACAAGTAGCTGCGCCGGTTATAGACCAGGGCAAAGTGAAAGCCGTGCTTATTGCCTCCGTCCAGCCTCAAGCAGTCTTATCCCTGTTCTCAGGTCTAGGGCAGATTAAAGGCTCGGTAATAGCCGTTGTAGACGCCAATCACAGGGTATTGGCTCGTACTTTGGACAACACCCACTGGGTAGGCAAAGACTTTTCTAAGGCACGCACGGTAAAAGCGGCAGCTAAACAGTTCCGCGGCACGCTTGAAGCAATCGGCATCGCCGATCCTGTATCGCGTGCATATGCTTTCGATCACGTTCCAGAGACGATGTGGCTTGTAGTAATTGGCGTGCCAACTCAAGCAATTTATGGACCAGCTCAAGAATGGCTGGCGATGATGCTTCTTTTAACAGGCTGCGGAATTGGTTTGTCGATTGTTTTGGCTTACGCAGCAACCGGTCACTTCACCGGACCAATTTACGCGCTAGTGCGTGAAGCTCTTGCAATTGGTCGTGGCGATTTATCGAAGCGAGTTAACGTAAGAAGCGAAGACGAATTAGGTTTGCTTGCTCAATCGTTTAACCAAATGGCGATTAACTTGGAGTTGAATTCCGAACACAACCTCATGGTTGAACGTATTTCCGAGTCGATTCGCCAATCACTCGATATCAACGAAATTCTCAACATCACAGTTTCTGAATTGGGCAAGTCTCTTTCGGCTAACAGATGCTGCTTGGCACTAATCCAGAGCGACAAAGCCGCTAATGAAACAAGTGAGTCTATCAAGACAATTGAATTCGCCTATAGCTGGAACGACGACAAATCAAAAGGCATTCCGCTCACCAACAGATCGCTTGTTGTTACCAAAAACAGCATTTTGAAGCGCATCCTAGAACAAGGTTCGGTAATTGCACTCGATGTGCTTGAGCCGCATACACTTACACCGCTATTTGAAGGTGGCGCATTCGATCCAATTCCTTATGACTGGCAAGCAATTAAGTCACTGATTGCGTGTCCTATCACTATGCACAACAAAGTGCTGGGGCTTATTTTGGTTCAGCAACTAGACCAAGTTCGCACCTGGATCGAGCCTGAATTGAAAATGGTGGAAGCAGTTGCCAGACACGTAGCACTTGCCATGGATCAAGCTCACTTATATGGCATGACCAAACAATTGGCTGAGCAAGAGCTTCTCGTTAACCACATCGTAAAAGCTGTTCGCTCATCGCTTGATTTAGACACGATTCTAACTACCGTCAGCCGTGAGCTGGGTGAAGCAATTGAAGCTGACCGCTGTCAGATTGCCTTGCCTCGTGCTGAAGGTCCTCTTTACGTAAGTCACGAGTTCCACATTGACCAACTAGAGCCAATGAAGGGACTGAATATCTACAGTCAGAAGCTGGACTTCCATCCTGTTGAAACTTACGCTTCCGGATTGCGCTCATTGCTGGGCATTGATCTCACCTCGTTGAATATTGCGGAGCAAGACGAGATGGTTGTTCACGAAACACCGCTTGCAGTAATAACCAATGTTGCTGTTGATGAAAGAGCTAAGCCGTTTACGGACTTCCTGGCGCTCGTGCAGACAAAGTCCTTAATTGCAGCGCCGCTTCTAGAAGACAATCGCTTACTTGGTGTATTGATTGTTCACCAGTGTTTAAACCCACGCCTCTGGTCCGCTAGTGAGCTATCACTTGTTGCTGCGGTTGCCGACCAAGTGGCAGTCGCTATTAGTCACGCACGATTGTTTGCGCAAGTGAAGTACCAGTCAATTACTGATGGTCTGACTGGACTATACAACCACGTATATTTGAAAAACCGACTCACCGAAGAGTTGCGCAAGGCACAAAGAAAAGACGTGCCGTGTTCGCTGCTCATGCTTGATCTTGACTGGTTGAAGCAAATTAACGACAACTTCGGACATCCAGTTGGCGACAACGCAATTCGCCAAGTTGCTTGGACATTGAAGAATCTTCTTCGTTCCGGCGACACTGCCGCTCGTTATGGTGGTGAAGAATTCTCAGTTATTCTTCCTGAGACTCCTTTGTCTGAAGCTCACTTGATCGCTGAGCGTCTCTGCCGCCAGGTCAACAACTGCTTCATCCCCGGACTGGGCAAGATATCAGTTTCGGTTGGATGCGCTACTTATCCAATTCATGCCGATTCGCCAGAATCGCTTATCGACAAAGCCGACAAGGCTCTTTATTCGGCTAAGCGCAATGGTCGTAACCAGGTAGCAATATGGAAAGATGGTGATGGTGAAGTACACTCTCAACCGCAATCGCCTGTATCTGTATTGGACAAATAG